The genome window TGATAGTTTTCAAGAAGCAACTGACGTTTTTAATATTTCTACTCTTTACGGTTATAAATTAACTGAAAAAATAGCCATTTCTACTTTGGGAGAATACCGTACTACTATTCTTAACAATTTTAATGATCCTGGCTATTTGGATATAGGGGTCGGTGGTACTTGGACTCCTGCTAATAATCTGGTAGTGGTTGTTCACCCTTTAAACTACAACTTTGTATTTGCAACAAACAACCCTGTTTTTGAATCTTCTATAGGAGCAAAAGTAGTAGCCGATTATACCCGTAGCATTGGTGAGGTGAGTTTTAAAACCAACCTTTCTATGTTTTATAGTTACAAAAGTAGCAACCTTTCTAATTACACATGGATCAACTCTTTTGGTTATACCATCTGGAAGAATATAGGTGTAGGATTTGAGTTTGGTATAAGAGGTAACAAACAAGAAGCGTTAAACTTTCAAAATAACAACCTTGCTGTGGGGGCAACTCCACTTACATTTGATACAGTAGATAATAAGTTGCAGTCGTATTATTTAGTAGGATTGAATTACAAGTTTTAAAAATACAATTTGATTTATTTAAAAAGGCTTTCCAGAAATGGAAAGTCTTTTTTGATGCTGGAAAGTGGGATGTTTAAACAGGAATTTTGTTTTCTAAAATCGAAGATATATCAACCCTTTTCTCAAATGGAAAGCCTTTTGGATCGCTCTCTCGGCTTAGCCTCGATCGTCGCTAACCTGTTTTCCCTTTGGAAAAAAGGGAAAAGCTCTTAGTTTAGAGAGTTTATTTAGGACCTATCTATTA of Nonlabens sp. Ci31 contains these proteins:
- a CDS encoding DUF3078 domain-containing protein; the encoded protein is MKKILFSLVLVFSVGMSFAQTEQELKAMRKVKKDSIAQIQSRVNEIQSKIEAIPGWKYGAFGTVGVNLSEFSNWYSQGNANVSSGNIGLTINSFANLKQPKYFWRNSLNVNLGWVKFDDRDDPTDDDSFQEATDVFNISTLYGYKLTEKIAISTLGEYRTTILNNFNDPGYLDIGVGGTWTPANNLVVVVHPLNYNFVFATNNPVFESSIGAKVVADYTRSIGEVSFKTNLSMFYSYKSSNLSNYTWINSFGYTIWKNIGVGFEFGIRGNKQEALNFQNNNLAVGATPLTFDTVDNKLQSYYLVGLNYKF